Below is a window of Candidatus Zixiibacteriota bacterium DNA.
ACGATCCGCCATAAGATACAAAGGGCAACGGTAGTCCGGTGACAGGCAATAGACTGGTCACAACACCAAGATTAACCGCGATGTTGACAAACAGGGACAGCGCCATACCGGCAGCCAACAGGTAGCCGAAACGATCCGGCTGCCCCAGAGCGATCTTGAATCCGCGTAGCAGCATGTACATCATCAACACCAGAAGAAGTACCAACCGCAAGAAACCAACTTCCTGTCCAACAGCCGCGAATATGAAATCCGTGTGCGGATAGGGCAGGAAAAAGAGCTTCTGACTGCCCTCACCCAGACCAGAACCGAACAGTCCTCCGGCACCCAAAGTAAGAGCAGCTTGCGTACCCTGGTAGCTGCCCTGGAGTGGATCGGCTAACGAGGCGATGTAGTCCATAACGCGCGCTTTCTTGTATCCAACCACGAAAACCAGAATGGCTGCCGCACCCACCATAGGCGTCGCTGCCATCAGGAGATGTTTAATTTTCGCCCCGGCCAGAAAGAACACGCCCACGGCAGTACCAAATATCACTATGGTAGTACCAAGGTCAGGCTCCAGCAGAATCAGCAACAGCGCCACACCCATCAAGGGGCCGTATCTTAGAAGTAGCCCTCGCCAGTCGCCCATGTTGCGATCGCGGTTGGAAAGTGAGAAGGCCAGGAAGTAGATCATTACAAACTTGAAGAACTCCGACGGCTGAATCGTGAGTGGGCCCAGGAACAGCCAGCGATGCGAACCATTTCGAGGCTCGGCGAGAAAGACGAGAGCCAATAATCCGAGCATAATGAAAAAGGCCGGGACCGACCAGGCAGCAAAACGCACCAGATCGAGGCGAACGAGTACCCACATCGTACACAACGAAAGCAAAGCCCAGACAAACTGGTGCTGAAGGAAAAACAGGTGCGACCCAAAACGACTTTCAGCAATCATTGACGAAGTCGAATAGACTGCGATCAAGCCAGCCACCAACATCAGCAGGTAGGCTATCAGCAGGCGTTCATCAATGTGCCCTTCAGACTTTTGGGCTCTGGTGGTTTTTCTTACCATCTCTCAGTTCTCTGACGGCCTCTTTGAAAGCCAGGCCGCGTTGTTCAAAATTCTCAAACATATCAAAACTGGCACAGGCCGGCGACAGCAGCACTGTCTCTCCGGGGTAAGCCATGTCAAAACAGCGGTGTACGGCTTCCTGAATAGAGCCGGCGAACTGTACTGGGAATTCGCGCCCCAACTCCTGCATGATCTTCTCGCTGGCTTCACCAATGGCAATGATGCCCTTAATTTTGCCACGCCCATGTTTCACGAGTGGTTCATAGGACGCCCCTTTGTCGCGCCCACCAGCGATCAGGTACAATGGCGACGGGATAGACTGTAAAGCAAAGCGAACTGAATCCACGTTGGTAGCTTTGGAATCGTTGACAAAAGTAATACCGGCGATATTGTCAACTCGCTCGAGTCTATGCTCCACCCCCGTGAAAGTAGATAGGGTCTGTTTCATGCTGTTCACATTCACACCCAACAACGATGTGGCCAGTGCGGCAGCGGCTGCATTCTGCAGATTGTGCGGACCGGGAATAAGAATATCGTTGCAGGCAATCACATCTTCCTCACTGCCATCGCGTCGCAGGTAGAGGGTGCCATTACGAACAAAAGTCGCCGTCGCTGCGGAGTCACTGGTCGAGAATAACAGCTTGTTGGCCGAGGTCGTAATAACATCCGGTTTGGTATTGGCATCGTCCCGATTAAGAATAAGGTGGTCATCGGCTGTCTGGTTCTCGGTGATGCGATACTTGGCCTTTTTGTATTCCTCAAACCCGCCGTGACGGTCGAGGTGATCCTCGGTGAGGTTCAGGATCATCGCAATCTGCGGCTTGAAATCGGCAATGGTCTCAAGTTGGAAGTTAGAGACCTCGACCACGGCCACACCATCAGGCGGAATGTCGGCGACAACTTCAGCAAAGGGCAGTCCGATGTTACCGCAGACATAGGTCTTCAACCCTGCTTCCTTGAATATCTCACCGATCAGAGTGGTGGTGGTGGTCTTGCCGTTGGAGCCGGTCACGGCTACGATCTTCCCTTGACACACCCAGAAAGCGAATTCGATTTCGGAGAATATCGGTAAGCCTTTTTTCTGAATGCGCCCGACAATCTCGCTGGTCAGCGGGATTCCCGGCGAGATGATTATATAGTCGCAATCGAGTAGATGATCGGTGTGGCCATCGGTTTCGAACGGGATTCCTGCCGTCTTTAGTTGCTGCAACTGATCAGCCAAATTGGAAGCACCACCAATGTCAGAGACAAACGGTCGGCCACCCAACTTCTGGGCCAGTAGCGCTGCCGCCACACCTGAACGGGCCATGCCGATAATGCCGATCTTGCGGCCTTTTATGCGTTCTTCAACGGTCATCGTACCTTCAAAGTTGCCAACGTCACCAGGGCAAAGAGTGCCCCTACTATCCAGAAACGCACCACGACTTTCGACTCCGGCCAACCGAGCAGCTCGAAGTGATGGTGGATGGGCGCCATTTTGAATACTCGTTTTCCACCGCGATACTTGTATGACATAACCTGAATGATCACTGACAGCACTTCGATTACAAACACACCGCCGACGATCACCAGGAGTAATTCCTTCTTGAGCATAATCGCAATCGCTCCCAACGCACCACCCAACGCCAGAGAGCCGGTGTCACCCATGAAGACCTCTGCCGGATGGCTGTTGAACCAGAGAAAGCCCAGGGCTGATCCGATAGCCGCTCCACAAAATATGGCCAGCTCCCCCGTTCCGGGCAGGTACTGGATTTGCAGATAGCTCGAATAGTCCAGACGTCCGGTAACATAGGCGATGCCGCCAAAAGTCAGGAAACTCAATCCGCATAGCCCAATGGCCAACCCGTCAGCGCCGTCGGTAAGATTGACCGCGTTAGAGGAGCCGGTCAAAACGATCACGATAAACGGAATGTACAACGGTCCGAGAACAAGCAGGTAGTTCTTGAAAAACGGTATTCCAGTAGTGCCATCAAATAGTTGAGATGGCGCGGCCCAAGTCAGGAGCAAGCCAAACACTACCCCCAGTGTTACCTGTCCGATCAGTTTCTTGCGGGCCACCATGCCTTTGGGCTGACCTTTGATAGCTTTCAGGTAGTCATCGATGTACCCAATCAGACCCAGCCAGAACGTTACCAGAAGAGCCATCAGTACAAAGAAGTTCGACATGTCGGCCCAGAGCAAAGTCGGAATGATAATGCCGGCCAGGATGATCAGACCACCCATGGTGGGCGTGCCTTCTTTGGCAAGGTGAGACTTCGGGCCTTCGGCTCGAATCTTCTCGCGCACCTGCCTTTTCTTCAACATGTTGATGAAGAAAGGACCAAGAACCAGGCAGATAAAGATAGCTGTAACGGTGGCCCCGGCAGTGCGGAAGGTAATGTACCTGAACAAATTGAGCCCGGATATCTGGTCGGCCAGAGGGTAGAGGAGGTAATACAACATCAGCTTACCTCCTCATCACGAAATTGATCGAGCACCACTTCAAGACCAACTCCCCGCGATGCTTTGAGGTACACCAGATCGTTGGATTGCAGGTTTTCTTTAATAACTTCGGCACATTCCGTAGCAGAGTCAAAATGCTGTATCTTGTTACTCTCGATACCAGCACCTCTGGCGGCATCGGCAATAGACACACTCAGAGGACCAACCAGAACAGCCAGATCAAATTCATACCCGGCCAACATCTCCCCTACTTCGCGATGATACTTAACCGCTTCAGGTCCAAGTTCGAGCATATCTCCCAAGATAAGCACTCGCCGTCCGGAACTTTTCGAAGCGAAGAACGCCTCCAGACCAGCTTGCATTGAGGGCGGGTTGGCATTGTAGCAATCGACGACGAAGTCTATTTCCCTCAGCGTCATCCGTTGGCCACGCATGGGGGCAGTACTTAGAGTGATATTCTCGGTGTCGATCTCATAAAAACTGTAGCCAAGCGTCCGGCAAATGGCGTACGCGACCAGAAGGTTGGAAACCTGGTGCCGACCCGGCAGTTGCAGATGGAAACGGTTGTTCTCAATGGTGACAAGCGTGGCTCCCGATTCCAGTGTCTCTACGTTGTCCGGATGAAAATCGGCCTGGGTATCGAAACCAAAGGTAATGAAGTTCTTTCTGAGTCGACGCGTTTCATGAACCAAAATCGGATCATCGGCATTGACAATCACAGGCACATCGTGGTCGGCCTTGTTCACAAGTTGGAGTTTGGCCCGAGCCACGTCTTCAACAGATGCCAGGGACTCAAGATGTGACGGGCCTACATTGGTAATGGCAATCAACTGCGGTCGGACGATTTCCGCGAGACGGGGCATTTCGGATTTGGTTGAGATGCCAAGTTCCAACACTGCGACGACCGCATCGGAGGGTACGCCGAAAAGCGCTAGGGGCACGCCAAACAAATTATTGAGATTACCGGGCGAACGATAGACGTTTGACTCGACAACCTGCAGCAGAAGGTAGGTCAATTCCTTGGAAGTGGTCTTGCCGTTGGAGCCGGTGATAGCAACGAACCGCGCCCGACTGGTAGCGCGATAATTAGACGCCAGCGAAAGCATTGCTTCGTGGCTGTTACCGACGGCCACAACCGGAACACAGCCGGGTATTCTCTGCAAGCCGGAATAGTTTAACTCCGCCACTATTCCGCTGGCACCGCGATCAACAGCCGCAGTGATATAGTCATGTCCGTCATACCGGGGACCGCGCAGGGCCACGAATAGCTTTCCACCACAGTCTGCCCGACTGTCGATGGTAACACCGGAGAATGTATCGGACGCTCCTTCGGTGTTATAGAGTGTTCCGCCGGTGACGGCAGCCAGTCTGTCAAATCGTAATTCGATCATGAACTTTCAAGTATCTCCTCGGGCTGGTAACCCATACTGCTCAGGATGGCTCGCGCCTCAGCCGAATCATCAAAAGGAGTGCGTGTGCCCTTGATCTCCTGATAGTTTTCGCAACCTTTGCCAGCCAATAAAACGATATCACCCGGTTGCGCCTGTTCAAGAACAAGTTTGATAGCTTTCTTCCGGTCGAGACAGATTTCGTAGTTCTTCCCTTGCAGTCCGGGTTTGATGTCTTCGATAATGGCTGCCGGGTCTTCTCCGCGCGGGTTATCAGAAGTAACAACAGCGAAATCGGCACCAGTGGTAGCCGCTCTCCCCATCAGGGGGCGCTTGCCCTTGTCCCTGTCGCCACCACAACCGAACAGTATTAGCAGTCGCTCATCGGTCAGTTCTCTGACTGATTGACAAAGCCGTTCGAGGGCATCCGGTGTATGGGCGAAATCTACTATCACGCCAAAAGGCTGGCCATGATTCACAAGGACAAACCGACCCGGAACCGGTTGAGCATCTTCCAGCCCGGCAATGACATTGTCAAGATCAACACCGCAGGCCAATCCCGCAGCGGCAGAACACAACGCATTGATCAGATTGAATCTTCCTGGCAATGGGAAAGAAACCGTCTGGGTTCCCATCGGGGTCACGAGATTAAAAACAGTCCCATCCGGGTTGATTTCGTAGTTGGCACAATGGACATCAGCACTGGTGTTTTCGAGGGAATAGCTGATGTATGATGACGAGAAGTCACCGAAGAAACTACGAAACTCCGGAACGTCCAGATTGATCACGGCATAGCTGAGGGGTCCCTCAAGCTTCTTCATCAGTTTCGCCTTCGTTTCCAGGTACTCTTCCATGGTCCCGTGGAAGTCGAGGTGATCACGAGATATGTTGGTATAGACAGCGACGCGGAAGTTTATTTGATCGACGCGGTGGAGCGACAGGGCATGTGACGATACTTCAATGACAGCATTGACGCAGTAATTCTTTTTCATCAGAAACAGTAACCGTTGCAGGTCGAGCGCTTCCGGAGTGGTTCGTTCTGCAGGAAAGGTCTCTTTACCAGTATCATAGACGGTCGAGCAGATCAGGCCGGCTGTCTTATTGCGCTTTTCGAGAATACGTTTGATAAGGTGACAGACGGTCGTCTTGCCATTGGTGCCGGTGACACCGATGGCCTTGATTTTTGAACCGGGATGACCGTAGAATACTGCCGCGACATGGGCCATTGCCTGCCGGATGTTCGGCACCCGAATATGGGTAGACGCCTGGTCGCACTCTTCACGTTCGCCCATGACAGCCACCGCACCCTGGTCCAGAGCTTGTTGAACATAATCATATCCATCCTGCTGGAACCCTTTCACCGCCAGGAAAAGGCCGTTCTCTTTAATAAGGCGCGAATCGTATTCTATGTGATCAATGTCGAGGTCAATATCTCCCTGAACCTCGATTGATTCTAATCCTTGAATCAACTCCCTGAGTGTAATAACTCCTCCCTAACCTGTCCGGCACTCGAGCCGGCATTCTGTATGTTTTGAAACCTCATCCCCGGGCGGGATTGACTGTCTGAAGACTTGCCCACGTCCTGTTATCCTGCTGCTTATACCAATGAAATCCAGAAAAGCTGAGGCATGACGAATTGATAGACCGCGCAGGTCCGGCATCACACAGGCCGAGTCCGACATCGTCTCTACGGCGACCAACACCTTGTCATCGGCAAACACCAGTCGATCAGCCGGAGGATACTGCCACACCACGACACCGCTATCGACATTCTGCCGCAACTCAAGGCTCTTAGACTCAACCATGGTGCTGGCTGTCGCCAGCGGCCGACCGATGAGGTCCGGCACCTCAACCGTGCGCCCTTCTGAGGTCGGTCCGGCGGCCAGAGTCTGGGTGGTGGAGGCAAATATGTCCGGGTTGATAATCATATAGTTCTCAGCAATGTGTTTGAACATGACACCGGAGGTATATCCTCCGTAGTGTATCGGCTTGGGTTCCTTAAGAACGACGATACCGGCAATTCTCGGTTGTTCATACGGGAAGAAGCCTGCAAAACTGGCCATGAACTTGTTCTTGAAATACCCCCGACCATCGGGACGAACGATTTCGGCCGTGCCGGTTTTACCGGCAATAGCGACGGCGGGCGAGTTTACCTTTTTGGCTGTTCCCCTTTCGACAACGCCGCGCAGAAATGCCCGCAGACTGTCGGAGGAAGCCTCTTTCATAACGCGCCTGGTAACCGTTCGCACACATTGGTCGCTCAAACCACCATCTTCCGTCACACTGCATCTCTGTAACAATGGCTGAAGCAACTCCCCTCCGTTGGCGATAGCAGCGAAGGCCATCGCCATCTGGAGACTGTTGACAGCTATTGAGTGCCCCATCGCCAAAGCGGCCACAGTATAATCGGACCAGAGATCAGGACAGTGAACTCTTCCTCGTGTCTCGCCGCCAAGTCCGGTGTTAAGGCGCTGCCCGAACCCGAAATCCAGTGCCGCCTGATAGAGACCGTCACCGCCCAGCATGATCGCATATTTAGCTACGCCGATGTTGCTGGATAGCTCCATGATCTCCCTGAAAGTCAGCCATTCGAGTTCTTTGTCGTCGTGGAGAATGCGACGACCAACTTTCCAGCGTCCCATCTCGCAGTAAGTCGTCTCGGCAAAATTGACCAGTCCTGCATCCAGCAATGTGGCCGCTGTGATAGCTTTGAAAATCGAGCCGGGTTCATATTGATCTGTGACTGTGCGCAGCTTCACCGGCCGGTGAGGATACTTTTCGGATGGATCATAGTGGGCCATAGCCAAGATTTCACCAGTATTGCAGTCGACGAAAACGGCTTGGCCGGAAACCGCGTTGTACTTCTCAACACCGCTTCGTAGCTCCTCCTCAAGAATCTCCTGCAAACGCCAGTCGATAGTCAGCACCAATGATTTTCCCAACACCGGCTTGATCATAGCGCTCTCTTTGACGCGATACAGATTTCGTTGTCCGTCGCGACGGATATCCGTTTTGCCTTCACAGCCCGACAGGACGGAATCGGCCGCCAACTCAAGACACGCCTGACCTCGATTGTCGATATCGGTGAAGCCCAATATCTGTTTTCCTATCAACCCCTGGGGATACTCACGCTGCGTTTCGGCCCTCAGGTATAGCCCCTTGGGAGCGGTCGTATCAATGTGATCAGCTAGTTCATCGCTGATTCGCCGTTTTATCCATCTGAATTTTCTGGGCTTCAGAGCGTATCTGGTATGGGCCGTACCCGATTTGAGATCGAACAGAGAATCAAGGTAACGCCCGACCCGCTTCATCTCCTGTCGGTCAGTTGCGTAGGCATACAACGATGAACGAGTGATGTTGCTGGCTACAATTGTCCCTTTACGATCATAGATCATACCCCTTGGAGCCGGGATACTAATAGTCCCACTGGATTGTCGCTCGACGATCTTGCTGTACTGAGGATGAAGCACTATCTGCAAATGTGCCAATCTCAGGACCACAATGCCAAACACGAAACACACCACCACCATGATAAAGGAAAGACGAGCACGCTCATTCCGGGTACGTTTCATTTGTCCGCACCCTTTTCGGTTAGTGAATCAATGGTGGTCCGTGGTAGTTCACCGGCCGAGGCACTGGATCTGGTCACGGAAGGAATGTGAGCCGCTACCCGTTTAACTGCTGCCAGAACAGTTGCCATTTCGTCGGATGGTTCAGGAGCATCGCGACGTTCCCCGACAAGGGTGTACAATCGCTCGGCGGAGATCGTTTCCAGACCTAACGAATCAGAGGCATACTGCTCTATCCGTGCCGATGACGACAATGCTGTAATGTCCGAATGAACTTTCCGCGTGGCGTCAATCAGCGACGCATTCTCACTCCTGAGATGGGAAACATCAGCAACCAGATCAAGCACAACAACTCGTTGCCAAATATGAATACACGACGCTGCCAGCACGACCGTGATCAACAGCGAAAGTGAGAAATACTTATGGGATCGCAGACGGTTGAAAACTGATGATCGTATTTTGACTGTCTCGCTGAACCTGCGTATGCGTGTCTTCATACCGTCACCCTCTCAACGACGCGTAGCAGGGCCGACCGCGCTCGCGGGTTGTCGTCGATTTCCGACTCGCCGGGTCTTACCGGCCGACGGGTGATCGGCACCAGGCGCGGGGTGCGACCACACACACAGCCAGGCAGTTCAGGTGGGCAGTCACAGCCTTTGAACTCGCGCTGGAAGAACCATTTAACGATACGGTCTTCGAGTGAATGATAAGCGATAACCGCCAATCGTCCGCCATCATTCAGCATATTTACAAGTTGCGGAAGAGTGCTCTGGAGAAGATCAAGCTCCTCATTGACTGCAATGCGGAGCGCCTGGAACACCCGCATACACGCTTTTTTCTGGTGCGGCGGGGAGATTGTCTGTTCGATCAGACCGACCAACGAAGAAGTGGAACTAAGTGACTTCTGTGAACGAGCCTTCACAATAGCCCGAGCCAAACGAACAGCCTGGGGTTGTTCTCCGTAGGAACGGAAAATTTTCGTCAGTTGTTTCTCGGAATATGATGCCAGCAGATCGGCTGCAGTCGATCCGCCATGCTGCGGATCAAACCGCATATCCAGCGGACCGTCCATTCGAAAGGAAAATCCGCGTTGCGGATCATCCAGCTGAACTGAGGAAAGACCCAGATCCATTAGAATCCCATCAAATGTCTGATCTTCGAAATTCTCTACCATCCGGACGACATGGCCATACGAAGCACACTCAACTCGCACAGTCTGTGACAGGGTCGCCAATTTCTGCCGGGCCAGATTGACTGCCTCTGAGTCTTTGTCGAGGCCATAGATTCGCGCCGTCGGCTCCAGCCGGGTGGCTAACGCCTCGGAGTGAGCTCCGGTTCCAACAGTAAGATCGAGATAGGCCCCGCGTGGGTCCGTAACAAGCAGGCTAACGACTTCACCGGCCATCACCGGCAGGTGCATTGGGTCACTCCTGCCGACCGTTGTCGGCGGCAAACAATCGTTCCGCAACCTCTTCCCAACTGCCCTGGAACTGCTCGAGGTAATACTCAAATCGTTCCGGGTGCCAGATCTCAATCGATCGATTCACACCAATAACGATCAAATCCTTCTTTAGGTGAGCCTCTCCGGCCAACAGGGCCGGAATCAGGATTCTGCCGTTCTTGTCGGGTGAGACAGACGCCGCTGATGAATAGAAACGACGACTGAAATACCGAAAATCTTTCTGGGTAAAACTGAGCGAGGACAGTCGATCCTGAATGTTCTGCCACTCGTCCTCAGGATACAGACTCAAGCATCCCTCAAGACCCTTAGCGAGAATGAGGTTACCCTTCAGACAGGACTGGCCATCAGAATCCACAACACTGCGCAGACGAGCCGGTAAGGCAAACCTCCCTTTGCTGTCCATGGTCGTGTTATATTGGCCGTAAAACCCGCTCATCGAGGTTTCTCCCACAAATCGCCACTATTGCCTAATAGGTCCTATTTTGACCCACACCTATTAAATCACTTTTTGGTGGTCGCTGTCAAGGGGTTTTTTAATTCTGATTGAGAAATCAAACTCTTCTAACTGGTGTCAACCCAACAAGTAATAAAGGTAGATTATTTTCCTCAGAGCTAATCTGAAGTCCCCTAAAGAGACCCAACCCATGTTATTTTTGTTGATACCTGAAAAATGAAGCCAATCGCCCTCCAATAGAGTATTGAATCGATACCACAGCCAACACCCATAGTTTGCGCCGGCACTCCGAGTTGCCCACAAACACTGTCTCGTATATGGCTATTACTCAAGGAGTTCTAGGTTTCGGGTTTTTCTTTTCCCTGTGCCGGGTTCGGGTTACTGCTTTGCACTTACCCCTGTCAGTTCACGTTGGAACAGGGAGATATTTGTGTTACTCAAGGTGATTTACATATGCCTGGTCGTCATATTGACGGTGGCGTGCACCGCAGAATCAGTCACTTTTGACCTGAATGACGGCTTAGTAGAGGTTGATCTGCTCCAAAATGAGATCAAGTATGCTGATTACGAGCTGACAGCCGTGGGCATCTCTCTTTGCTTGAGTAGCCGTACATATTTCGTAGAGTTGCAGTCGGATGAAAAGGCACAAGCCATTCACTGGCAAACCACACCATCCAGATTGATTGCGCGGCTTCAGAACACAGATCCCTGGGCTGATCTGCCAACAGCACTGGACAACAGTAAGACCCAACCGTCTTCGAGGATTCAATTGGGAAGTACTCCGGTCTGGCTCGATGGATCGGTTTCGAAAGATGATCGTCGCTATGCACGTATCCTGGTCTTCCCGGTCACGGTCGACTCAGTCGGAGATTGCTATTTCGTGGATTCGATATCTATCCGCGTAGGAGATCGACTGTTGATGGAGGATCAGCTTTTGTCGCCTTCTGATCTTGCCGTGGAAGAGGAAAACAAAAGAATCGATCGTTGGCTGACTTCATCAGATAGCTCTCCCGTCTACGTCATCATCACCGATACTGTTCTTCTGGAGCCATGCGAACAATTGGCAGCTTATAAGAACAGTACTGGTTTCGCAACTGCGACGATAATGATTAAGGATATTCTCGCCACCTATGCCGGACGAGATGATGCTGAAAAACTGCGTGAATATCTGAAAGGGTTTCATGCTGTCGGTGGCCAATATGCTCTTCTGACCGGGGATGAGAGTCTGGTGCCAATACGCTATGCGTACCATCGATCTACAACCATCGAGCCAGATTTATCCACCCTGAAGCAATGTGATTTGTACTTTGCTGATCTCACCGGCGACTGGAATACCGACGGCGACAATGTCTGGGGCGAACCAGTCAGCGACGAGCCGGACCTCGTCCCGGAGCTTCGTATTGGTCGGTTACCATTCAATACGGCTCAGGAGATGTCGGCCTACGTTGATAAACTTATCACCTATGAGACCAACCCCGGTGACGGTCAATCTGAATATCTGGAACGAGCTTTCTTCTTCTCCTCCGATCAAATGCGCGACTACAGCGAAGGCGGACAACATAATCGGATTGCACAGGCTTATCCCGACCAGTTTATAATTGATACTACCCACGGTGTGGAAGCGGCCAGCGGTAGTGATCTGAATCCGACCAACGTTCCGGCCAGTGAGTTGCACGATGATCTATCGGAGGGATTTGGTATCGTGAATATCATTGCCCATGGTTGCCATACTACTTTCGAAGTACGGACCTCCGGTTACAACAATTTTCCCAAATCGTACTTTTATAGCGGGGAACCATCCGAAGAACACGGCAGTTTCGACAGCTTGACCCGCAATGATCGAACATCCTTCTACTACTCGCTCGCCTGCAACGGAGCCACCTTCGACAAGGATCAACCACCCCTGAATCTGTCGGGCTATCCACTCTGCTCACAACTTCTGGCATTGCCTAATGCGGGTGCGGTCGGATTGGTGGGCTACTCGCGCTCCGGCTGGGTGGGGACAAGCCATTACTTACAAAGGGCTTTCTTTGATTCCCTCTTTGCCCATCCTGACCGACCGGCTGTCGACGCCATGAATGCGTCCACAGCGAAGTATTATTATTATCGCGACCTCGTCTATAGTCAGAACTTCCTCGGTGATCCTACTCTTAGAATCTACACGAGTATACCCACTTCGATTGACCTGATAATCCAACCCACGCAATCCGGGCTGGTTGCTACTGCAACCTCCGGTGCGATGCTCCTGGATAGTTGTCTGATGGTTCTCAGCATCGGTGGTACTTTTGTTGAAAGCGCCCTGACTGAACCCGACGGGCAGGTTGTCTTTTTGTCAAGTCTCAGCCTCGGATTACAATATACGATTGCCGCTGTCAAGGCCGGTCATACTATAGC
It encodes the following:
- a CDS encoding putative lipid II flippase FtsW, with the protein product MVRKTTRAQKSEGHIDERLLIAYLLMLVAGLIAVYSTSSMIAESRFGSHLFFLQHQFVWALLSLCTMWVLVRLDLVRFAAWSVPAFFIMLGLLALVFLAEPRNGSHRWLFLGPLTIQPSEFFKFVMIYFLAFSLSNRDRNMGDWRGLLLRYGPLMGVALLLILLEPDLGTTIVIFGTAVGVFFLAGAKIKHLLMAATPMVGAAAILVFVVGYKKARVMDYIASLADPLQGSYQGTQAALTLGAGGLFGSGLGEGSQKLFFLPYPHTDFIFAAVGQEVGFLRLVLLLVLMMYMLLRGFKIALGQPDRFGYLLAAGMALSLFVNIAVNLGVVTSLLPVTGLPLPFVSYGGSSLLISSVAIGVLLNLSRRVRS
- the murD gene encoding UDP-N-acetylmuramoyl-L-alanine--D-glutamate ligase — translated: MTVEERIKGRKIGIIGMARSGVAAALLAQKLGGRPFVSDIGGASNLADQLQQLKTAGIPFETDGHTDHLLDCDYIIISPGIPLTSEIVGRIQKKGLPIFSEIEFAFWVCQGKIVAVTGSNGKTTTTTLIGEIFKEAGLKTYVCGNIGLPFAEVVADIPPDGVAVVEVSNFQLETIADFKPQIAMILNLTEDHLDRHGGFEEYKKAKYRITENQTADDHLILNRDDANTKPDVITTSANKLLFSTSDSAATATFVRNGTLYLRRDGSEEDVIACNDILIPGPHNLQNAAAAALATSLLGVNVNSMKQTLSTFTGVEHRLERVDNIAGITFVNDSKATNVDSVRFALQSIPSPLYLIAGGRDKGASYEPLVKHGRGKIKGIIAIGEASEKIMQELGREFPVQFAGSIQEAVHRCFDMAYPGETVLLSPACASFDMFENFEQRGLAFKEAVRELRDGKKNHQSPKV
- the mraY gene encoding phospho-N-acetylmuramoyl-pentapeptide-transferase, whose product is MLYYLLYPLADQISGLNLFRYITFRTAGATVTAIFICLVLGPFFINMLKKRQVREKIRAEGPKSHLAKEGTPTMGGLIILAGIIIPTLLWADMSNFFVLMALLVTFWLGLIGYIDDYLKAIKGQPKGMVARKKLIGQVTLGVVFGLLLTWAAPSQLFDGTTGIPFFKNYLLVLGPLYIPFIVIVLTGSSNAVNLTDGADGLAIGLCGLSFLTFGGIAYVTGRLDYSSYLQIQYLPGTGELAIFCGAAIGSALGFLWFNSHPAEVFMGDTGSLALGGALGAIAIMLKKELLLVIVGGVFVIEVLSVIIQVMSYKYRGGKRVFKMAPIHHHFELLGWPESKVVVRFWIVGALFALVTLATLKVR
- a CDS encoding UDP-N-acetylmuramoyl-tripeptide--D-alanyl-D-alanine ligase, with translation MIELRFDRLAAVTGGTLYNTEGASDTFSGVTIDSRADCGGKLFVALRGPRYDGHDYITAAVDRGASGIVAELNYSGLQRIPGCVPVVAVGNSHEAMLSLASNYRATSRARFVAITGSNGKTTSKELTYLLLQVVESNVYRSPGNLNNLFGVPLALFGVPSDAVVAVLELGISTKSEMPRLAEIVRPQLIAITNVGPSHLESLASVEDVARAKLQLVNKADHDVPVIVNADDPILVHETRRLRKNFITFGFDTQADFHPDNVETLESGATLVTIENNRFHLQLPGRHQVSNLLVAYAICRTLGYSFYEIDTENITLSTAPMRGQRMTLREIDFVVDCYNANPPSMQAGLEAFFASKSSGRRVLILGDMLELGPEAVKYHREVGEMLAGYEFDLAVLVGPLSVSIADAARGAGIESNKIQHFDSATECAEVIKENLQSNDLVYLKASRGVGLEVVLDQFRDEEVS
- a CDS encoding UDP-N-acetylmuramoyl-L-alanyl-D-glutamate--2,6-diaminopimelate ligase, with amino-acid sequence MIQGLESIEVQGDIDLDIDHIEYDSRLIKENGLFLAVKGFQQDGYDYVQQALDQGAVAVMGEREECDQASTHIRVPNIRQAMAHVAAVFYGHPGSKIKAIGVTGTNGKTTVCHLIKRILEKRNKTAGLICSTVYDTGKETFPAERTTPEALDLQRLLFLMKKNYCVNAVIEVSSHALSLHRVDQINFRVAVYTNISRDHLDFHGTMEEYLETKAKLMKKLEGPLSYAVINLDVPEFRSFFGDFSSSYISYSLENTSADVHCANYEINPDGTVFNLVTPMGTQTVSFPLPGRFNLINALCSAAAGLACGVDLDNVIAGLEDAQPVPGRFVLVNHGQPFGVIVDFAHTPDALERLCQSVRELTDERLLILFGCGGDRDKGKRPLMGRAATTGADFAVVTSDNPRGEDPAAIIEDIKPGLQGKNYEICLDRKKAIKLVLEQAQPGDIVLLAGKGCENYQEIKGTRTPFDDSAEARAILSSMGYQPEEILESS
- a CDS encoding PASTA domain-containing protein gives rise to the protein MKRTRNERARLSFIMVVVCFVFGIVVLRLAHLQIVLHPQYSKIVERQSSGTISIPAPRGMIYDRKGTIVASNITRSSLYAYATDRQEMKRVGRYLDSLFDLKSGTAHTRYALKPRKFRWIKRRISDELADHIDTTAPKGLYLRAETQREYPQGLIGKQILGFTDIDNRGQACLELAADSVLSGCEGKTDIRRDGQRNLYRVKESAMIKPVLGKSLVLTIDWRLQEILEEELRSGVEKYNAVSGQAVFVDCNTGEILAMAHYDPSEKYPHRPVKLRTVTDQYEPGSIFKAITAATLLDAGLVNFAETTYCEMGRWKVGRRILHDDKELEWLTFREIMELSSNIGVAKYAIMLGGDGLYQAALDFGFGQRLNTGLGGETRGRVHCPDLWSDYTVAALAMGHSIAVNSLQMAMAFAAIANGGELLQPLLQRCSVTEDGGLSDQCVRTVTRRVMKEASSDSLRAFLRGVVERGTAKKVNSPAVAIAGKTGTAEIVRPDGRGYFKNKFMASFAGFFPYEQPRIAGIVVLKEPKPIHYGGYTSGVMFKHIAENYMIINPDIFASTTQTLAAGPTSEGRTVEVPDLIGRPLATASTMVESKSLELRQNVDSGVVVWQYPPADRLVFADDKVLVAVETMSDSACVMPDLRGLSIRHASAFLDFIGISSRITGRGQVFRQSIPPGDEVSKHTECRLECRTG